From the genome of Mastacembelus armatus chromosome 5, fMasArm1.2, whole genome shotgun sequence:
CTACCCcttttgaaaatgtcagtgctAGAATGCAGGGCAGTAGATCAAAGCCTATAAAGGAGTGTGGTAAAGAGCAAAGTAGAGCAATAATCTCACACTCTAGCAGAAGATTAtgatttttcaaatgtgtggAATTGATGAATGTAACTGTTTGGAGCATAATTTCATATTACCTGCTTTATTTGCCTCTACAAGTCTCTTCACATCTGGGTTCATCACCTCAGCCATTGGTCCCAAACATggtccctccctccctttttgTAGCAGGTAGGTGTCTCAGTGACCCCCATATTAATGAGGACTGATGAAGCAAATATAGCTCATATTGAGCTGATCATATGAGCTGTTAAGcacaactgtattttttaccCTTAATTTTGTGGGTAACAGTTTTTTTCCAAGTTTTTGATTCATACTGAATATGATGCATCACTTCTCGTGGGAAACtggctttaaaataaaaagtgatataACAGTTTTTTGGATGCCTCGATTGATTATGTGAGCAGTGTTGGCTTGCTGTAGGATATCCTGACCAGTTCAGCTTAAACAAGCATGTACAGCTGATTAATTACACACTATGGAGCCATGACACTTGAGCCCCATATGGTGAACAGCCAGAAAAAAAGCCTCTGCTGACCTCTGTCCACTGCACTGTGACAGACCAGGCCACCTGGAGATACTGCAGTGAAGTTCAGGAAAGCCGCAGAAGAAGATGGAAGTTGAAGACCAGGGCCAAGAGCAGAGATTCAGAAGCGGGAGACTTTAaagtttttcacacacatttttcatctgATGAGATTTAATATATGTTTATtggaacatttttttaaaaaaatgaaatgtggacattttctgtttcaccCATCTTTTCATTAATGGCTATGCTGTAAGGATACTCATTTATAGGATAGTCTACTTGTTTTGTACATTCAGTTTAGGTGATCAACATTAGTGATTGTGAGAGTAATGAAAAATATGGATCATTGACTTGCTTTTCAGTAGCCTCGATTTTGCAGCTGTCTTGCTTAGTGTAACAATTAGAAAATGGTAGTTTTTGATTGCTTTGAGTTTTAATACTCCTGCTCTATTCATagtgttttatacattttagtCAGTGCATAGTCGTGTGTTGAAATCAGGTTAATATTTAAACTCTGGCAGCATTAAGATATATCTTGGTCATAAGTAAAGCAATATCTGCAGAAGAGTTTGAAGAAAGGTTTGACCTGTAGTAAGTACACTGACGGTGGTTTTGGTGTAAACTTGGTTTTTAATACTCATTTTATATGAATGTTGATGGCTTTGGTTATATGTGTTGTTCATCtttcctgcatttttttttttttttttccaaatcacAGCCATTATCAAGCCATCTGGGGTCTAGTTGCTTTAAGGTTAGAGGTCATAACTATCAGCTGGTGATACTGTTTAAGGTGGATTTGTGGTATGAACACATTTATGGATTTAAAGTTTTAGTAGGAGTAGATCATTTTAACAATTTCATATTACACTGAGTTTGAGTGTGTGAGTTTTACTCAGGTTCTGTGTAAGCGGTGTTATGGACAGTGTTGTCTTAATAGACAGTGGCACAGGTGAGATTAACAGTTTAGCCCAAGATGTTGCTTATCTTATGTTGCAAGTGTGTGAACCTGGTATATATAGTCCTTTATATTTAGTAATTGTCGATTGTATGTTTTTGTCCCTGAATAGATATTTGACTACTGAGGGTCGAGGTGTCGTCACTTACTTTCCTTAAGGGTCAAGGTCACCAGTTGATGTCTGGAAGGAATTCCTTTAAAATACACCTGCATTACCGAAACAATGTATTGACTAATCACTGGTACAAATAAAGAGGGACGATTTATCTGCCCATTTgttagatttgtgttttttgaagtgtgtgcacacaattatctaaatgttatttcaggGTTAGTTATTAGAGAGCTTCATTATTTAATCCTTGTTTTACTTTGTGTGATTTGAATTCTTTCAACAGTGGACTGGGTTACTGTCATGACAAAATAACATGGCTCTTTTTCAGTTATAGATTTGTGTTCTCTGAATTATACATGCAAATGGATGATGTGTACAGTATTAGTAAACTTCTGTTCCACTACATATCACACTTACTTTAAATAAGggcatattttaaaacatttcaaactttttaaaactgaacatttctttttcttgacTTTCAGCTCCCCccaaagaagagaagaagagtgagaaggaacagaaagagaaggaacCGGCTCCAGCTCCCGAGAAACCTTCCCCAGTGTCAGCAACACCAATCAAAGGAAACAAGAAGTCCTCGACCACTAAAGCAGCCAAGTCTTCCCCAAAAGGCAAGAAGTCTTCTCTTCATACCAATAGCTCAAAGGTGTCCAAGAAACCTGTGGTACCTCCAACTAAAACTGCAACAAAGTCCAAGAAACCAGGTCCACCACCTGCCCTGTCTCCCTTCCCTCCTGGTCCAATCCATGTGACGGGAGCACTGAGAGTCACCAAGTCAAACTTCACCATTCCTAAGAAGCAGCCACAGCAAAAGGACTCCCCATCCCACAGCCAGTCCTCCTCGTCCCCCAGAGTCCCATCTACTCCAGTTTCTTCATCGCCCTCCAGCCACTCCTCATCCTCCAGATCCTCACATCCATCAGCTTCAGCGCCACCTATGCCGCCTCCACCCAATAACCAAATGAGACAGAACATCCGCCGCTCACTCACAGACATCCTCTATAAGCGGTGAGTGTCCCATACAGCCCAGTTCAGAATACCTTTATTATTTCTAACATAAAAAGCTTCTTTGCCTAAACAAACTATATTTTGTGTTCTTTACCACCAGGGTCAGTGATAGTGATGATCTGAAAATGAGTGAGAGTGAGGTGGGAAGGCTGGCAGTTGCAATTGAGAAGGAAATGTTCAACCTCTGCCTTAGCACTGACAGCAAGTACAAGAACAAATACAGGTCACTGATGTTCAACCTCAAGGATCCTAAAAACAAAGTGAGTCAACATATTGATGCTTGCCTATATGTTTACATTGAAATACaaattgactttttttgttGCTCAGAGTTTAGTGTATTTGAAAGTGTTGCCTGCAGTCTAAAAGagtttgcttgtgtgtttgtctcaggGACTGTTCTACAGGGTGATAGGTGGTGAGGTTAGTCCCTTTAGACTGGTGAGACTAAGCGCTGAGGAGTTGCTTTCTAAAGAGATATCTGAGTGGAGGAAGCCTGAATCTTCTGAGGTAAATGTTACTGACATATATCAATTTTGTGTCAATAACAGGTAGAGGTTTAAAGGGCTCTGTACTTGGCATCCACgatacaatagttttactattCTCTGCATAAAATTGCAACACATTGGCTGTCTACTGCAGGCCCAGTCTTCTGTTACAAGAACCCATTCAGGACCATCCAGATTAGGCAACAGACATGACTCTGGCTCTCAAAGCATGGATATGGAGGATGCTCCGCCAACATCTGATGCAGATGTATGTATCTCTGCCACCACTTCTTCTACTCGCATGGCTTCTGCTGCAGTAAGTTGTAGCATGCTCTTCTACACAATCTTTCATGCTTTTTTCACCTTTGCATGAGGTGCTTTGTGTACAAATTGTAAATGAATTAGCCAAGATATTACAAGATATCAGTTATCTTGCCAACTTCCCTGTTCAATacaatttcttctttttgattCTTTGTCTTACTTAATCACTGCTTGGCACTACACCTACTTGGATCAAAATAATCAGGTGTTCTAGGTGTTATGTGAGAGATTATCATCTGTTCTACTTTATTTAAGACTTGACTTGAGACCCATTTTTATGTCCTCAGGAACAAGATGAGTCTGGCTCCACTCCTTCAGTtcagtcctctgctgctgaGGGGAACAGTGGCAGCAACATGCCAGACATATTCAGTAGCATGCTCAAAGACACCACTTCAGAACACAGGACTCACCTATTTGACCTTAACTGTAAAATATGCACAGGTAATTGAGAGGCTGACATGAAGTTACAGGGTAAATAATCCATTTAGTgaattaatcacatttttttttaattttgcccTCTAGGTCAGAAAACAGAAGATGAGCCAGCAGCTAAGAAAGCCAAATTGACCAAGAAGCCTGACAGTAAGCCACCCAGACAAGAGCTACATGCATCAAGATCAGGGGATACTTCTCCCATTGGCCAGCCACAGGTACCCATGGCCTACCCGCACCAAGACCCCTTAGTTTATCAAAACCCCACCACTCCATTGTATCAGTCCAACATGGAGCTAGCTGTTTCTGAATCACAGCCGCAGCTTTACCAAGAGGACGTCAGCATGCTGGCACCTCCAGCCCAGGCCCCCGCACCGGTTGCCCCCACTGTTTCCTCTGTGAGCATCACTCGAAGAGACCCACGCATGGCCAGGCACAGTTCCGGTGTGAATGTCACCTATACTGGTCCAGAAAAGCCCACCAACAGCGCAGCGGAACCACTCTCAACTCCTGCTAGTGCTCCAGTGGAGGTTGGAGCTAAGGTGCCACTCCCAATGCCCCCAGCTCCACCAGCTACTGTGGCTGTCTCCAAGTCAGCTAAAGCAAGGTGCTTAATATTTGTGTAttggaaatatgttttatatgctATATTCCACTTAAAACATGATGTTGCAGGCGTTGCTAGAGTAGAGTATGATGAGGCAATATCATTGATATATTTAAGAAAAACCTTGTATATGATACAACTGTGTAGAGGCTTGAGACATTTCTCTAATAGGAAgatggttttggttttacagtacATCAGAGCCAGTTCTTGAGGGTGAGACTGCAATCTTCCTTCATGGTCAAGAGAAGATTTGGAAAGGATTTATCAATATGCAAACAGTGGCTAAGTTTGTGACCAAGGCCTACCTGGTCTCAGGATCCTTTGAGCACCTGAAAGAGGTTAGTAATTATGAATTATAGAAGAAATATTTCTAATTcataaatgaatgcaaacaTTTTGGGTGTGCATAATAGCAAAAATATTCAAAGTTGTGTCAATGTTGTGCAGGATTTGCCCGACACCATTCATATTGGAGGACGGATATCTCCAAGCACAGTGTGGGATTATGTCGGGAAGCTCAAAACTTCGCTCTCCAAGGTTTGTTTGCACGACGGCTAGCAGTGCTTATCATTTTAATTGTAAAGACCATGAAATACTTACATAGCGGCTTTTGCTCTCTTTTAAATCTGTGGTCACAGGAGCTGTGTCTGATTCGTTTCCACCCAgccacagaggaagaggaggtggcaTATGTGTCTCTCTTCTCTTATTTTAGCAGTAGGAAACGATTCGGTGTGGTGGCTAACAACAACCGCCGCATCAAAGACCTCTATCTCATCCCACTGGGCTCGAAGGACCCATTACCCTCCAAACTTTTACCGTTTGATGGGCCAGGTAAGCATTTTAAAGGCATACACAAATATACCATTGTGTTTACctgtatgtatttgtatttaatgttttcctgttctgttgtgtttctttgtcttcatACATGTGGTGAGTATACTGAGTTGTTGGACTCAGGTTGAAATGAGAGCTGTTTCATTCATAGGTTTGTACTGTAGGGGGCACTCACATTCCTTGTTGAGCCTCCCCTGGAAAACACATATGTGCATGTAATAGTTACTGTGTTCTCTCCTGTGTATCTGACTCTGTATCAAACATTTCTAATAAAGGAAGTTTGCATCGCAGGTTGGTGCCATTTGAGTCCAGTCTCAGCCTGTTGTTTCTTAAGACTTGGCTCGATATAAACAGAACTCAAAATATGTGTAATCAATAAACTTCTATGAGATAACTTGTCAGTTACTTTACATTATGCTATTCATATGATAACATGCTGCACTGCTGGAATTAATCCATAGTATCAATAATATTCTTCAACATCTTCCTGACTGGAGAAACCATACTTTACCTAAACAACCCGTGATTGCACATCATTGACAACAGTACAACCTGGCAATTACAGCTGTGGTAAGAGAAAATGCTGTCCATGTCAGTGTCTCGAACATGAGTACACCAACTACTGACTAGTGTGCCTCAGAAAAGAATATTATACGATGTTTCTCTTTAATTGCTTCAGTGGTTtcagaaaaattaaattatactTCTTCTGTTTGTCAGATGTTTCTGTGAACAGGCACCAGCCCAAATCAAATTTGAATAGGAACTCATTATGGATCTGACTCTGGATCAGCCATaacaatattatattttacCATCTGGTGCAGTCTTACTTGGAGTCTTGTTTTGCCAACTTATTGGTGCAGTCAGTAGATGATTTGGAGTGATTTTACTTTTAGTTAGTGTTGTGGTTTTATCTGTTAGAAACACTTTAATCACAAGCACCACAGGTACAAAAGATAGCACATCTGCAGCTGGTGCTTTTCTATTTTATATAAATGGCAGCATATTTTATATCTGTATAGATTCTCAAAAATATAGACAAGGAAACTTATTGTATTACTCTCTTATTGTATggtataaaagatttatttgttacctgttcttaCTGTATGTATTGTGGAACATGTTTGAAAGTTCTCATTTCATCTGGTGTCAGCTATACTCACGCCTCAGTTGCTACTTGTTTTAGCAGTTGTATGAACAAAGAATGGGTCTATTCTGTGAAAttgcatgtctttgttttttgttgttctctAAAATTCTTGTTGTCAATCTTGTAGGGCTCGAACCAGCTCGTCCCAACCTCCTCTTGGGGCTGCTGATCTgccagaaagacagaaaacgGGCTGGTGCTCCATTAGAACCTGAGGAGAAAAGATCCAAGATTGTTGCTGATGACACTGGCCTTCCAAAGCCATCTCCTTCAGTCAGAGCAGAAAGAAGCTCACGGCAGAGTCTGGAAATCCCTTTTAGCACAACTCCTCCAGGATCACCCCCGTCCAGCTCATCTGAGACTTCAAGTAGCACTGTGACAGCCTCCTCAGTCCTTACATTTTTGTCCACTGTCCGAGCTCCAGCCACAACCACTACCACTGGCAAGGACTCCCCATCTTCAACTAGCTCTGTtgcttcctctgcagcagctgccactCCTCTTCAGACCATCCTTAAAACACTTTTTGGTAAGAAAAAGCATGACTCTGAAGCTTCTAACTCCCCACCTGATCAGGGTGGGGAACTCTCCATCCCGTCCACTACGATGCTAGACCCCATTGTGCAGCAGTTTGCACAGATTTCGAAAGAGAAACcggtggaggaggatgaagatgacCGACCATATGACCCAGAAGAAGAGTATGACCCCAGCAGGGGCTACAGTGCGCCTAAGAAGCCTGTTGAGGTAGTAAGCAAACCTGAGGTTGCCGAGCAACCTGAGGTGAGTGAAGCTGATGATGTGGCATATGACCCAGAGGATGACTCCATCTTTGAAGAGGTCAAAACTTCTGTACCAGGTCAAGCCAAGACTACAACAGAATGTGTTACTGATCCAGAAAAGATACAAGAGGGCCTTAAGCAGGGAGAACAGCATATTTCAACAACAGGGACACCTGGTGCCACACTGACAATTGCAGACACACTCTTAAATCAGCCTACCAAATCCCTTTTGGCCAGTAGTCAGCTACTGCAGCTTGGCAAAAAGGTTGAAGAACTAGTGAAGTCTTCATCAGTTGCTCCCTTAATCAACCAGAAGAGAGATCCCAGACAGAGCAGAGATCCTCGCCAGGCTGTGGCCAGCAAGAACCTGACTGATGACTCCAAGGAGAAAGAGGAGCCTTCTGATCTGTTTGCAGATTCTACCCCTCCTGCACAGTCTGTGGTTCAGGAAACACAGCTGCCTAATGTAGCGGAACTCCCAGACATCTCACAAGCCCCAGAGGCATCACTGCCTCAAGAAGAGGCAAAAAGCGATGAGCTACCTTTCATGGAGTATGACAAGGCTGAGGTGTCAATTCCTTTATTAGGAGAGGAGGTAGAACCTGATATGGAGGTCAGCTACATGGATCAGAAAGAAGTGAAAACTGAGGAAGCTGAGCCTATCAAGATGGAAACCGAGATGGACAAATATAGTATCTGGCCAAATGCTGCCAGTATTTTAAAAGCTGGTGAAGATTCAGAGTATGAAGAGAATAGCAGAGATGCACCAACTACAAGCTATTATGAATCTGAAAACACCTCCACAATAACTTCCACAATCCCAGTACTCACTCAGAGCACAACAATGGTTGACACTCCCCATCACATGCAACATCACATGTCGGCACCAGGTTTTGAGAGCAACTACAGACCTCCAGCTGACATTCCCCCACCGTCTAACTTCCCCCCGCCCCATCCAATGCAGGAACAAAATCTGATTATGAGGCCTCCGCCAATGTCTATGCCACCACCTGTGCAAGGTCTTCCTCCATTGTCAGGGCCACCCCCTACACAGGGACCCCCTCCACCTATTCATGTTCCTCCCCCTGTACGTGGTCCTCCCCCCATGCAAGGTGACAGCAGTCAGCAATATGGCCCACCTCCAGCTGCTTACCCTCCCTATCAGAACCAATGGCCAGGCTCGCaacagcagccgcagcagcagcatcatcttCCTGGACCACCTCCTCAGAATATTATACCGCCCAGAGGACCACCACCTCCACCGCTACCGTTTTCTCCGATGGCCCAGAGAGGCCCTCCTCCTCAAATGTTTGATCCCTCAATTCCCCCACAGCATATAGGACAACAGGTCCCCCCTCCAGGCCTTCCACCCCCTCCTGCTTTTAATGGTCCGAACAGCTTACCTCCACCACGATTCACTGGTCCTCCACCACCTTTTAATTTCCCTGCAAACAGAGGTCCTCCTCCATCTTTCACAGGGCCACCTCCTGGTCACTTTGATAACAGGCTTCCTCCTCCATCCCACTTCCCAGGACCTAGGGGTCCCCCACCATCTCAGTACGGTGACCATGTGGCCCAACCACTAATAGTAGATCAACCTCGAGGCCATGTGGAGCAGTATAACAAAGACACTCCTAATTCTTTCAAGCTAAATATGGATCAGAATCCAAACtctgttcatatttttaaagacaaTCAAGGTCCCTCACCAGGTCCAGTATACAGGGGACCTCCACCTAACCAGTACGAGGACAGGAGAGGCCCACCTTCCAGTGTCGAGGCAAGTGGGCAGCACTTCAGTCCACATAATCAGTATGGGAGCTCCAGACCACAGTCCTCACCACCACATCGAGGATCTTTTGATGAGCCCCGAGGTCTTCCATCTCAGGACAGCAGACCCCACCCATCTCAGCCTTTTGCGGGATCAGAGCGGTACCGTTTTGATAGGCACTCAGATGAGGCTAGACCTGTTCGCCACAGTGGGCCCCTGCTGCCAACTCCTCCAGAGGCTCCGATGGGTCCTCCAAGTCGCATGGGAGGCCTCAGCCCAGACCTGCTCAGGGATGACCTCTGGCGGCGCCGCTCTCCTGAAATTAGGAGGAGAAGTAGCACCACCCGAGAGGACTCAGAAGCTCGCAGCGGAGATCGCTTCAGTCGCTTTGAAGGATTGCACAGAGATTCTGCTCCTGGTTCCCTGCAACCTtctgaggagaaacagagggagtTGTCCGAGGATcgcaggagagaaagagaacgGGAAGTTCCCAACCCCACCAGGCCATCATGGGAAAGAGGGCAGGGGAAGCACTGGAGCCGAGAGCGAGAGTgggacagaggcagagaaagggaaCGGGATAGAGAACGTAGCAGGGAAAGAGAGCGCAGCaaagggagggagggtgagaggCACAGGGACACCGAAAGCGACCGACATAAGGATCAAGAGACAGACAAGAGGAGAGACcgggagagagacagggaaaaaGACAGAGGCAGGGAAAGAGATTCGGATAGGAGGGACTATGACCGTGACAGAGCAAGGAACCGTGACCGACCCGACCGCGAACGAGACAGGAGACGGGACAGATCCAGAAGCAGAGAACGTGACCGTGGGAAAGACCGGGGCAGGgacaaggagagggagagggaaagggagaaggagaaggagaaggagagggacagagacagggagagggagagagacagagacagggacagagacagagataggGAGAGGGACAGGGAGAAGGATAGAGAGAAGGACAGGGACAGGGATAGAGAGAAggacagggacagagagaaggacagGGATAGAGAGAAGGACAGGGataaagagaaggaaagggacagggacagagagaaggaaagggacagggacagggagaaGGACAGGGAGAAGGACAGGGACAGGGAAAGAGACCGGGACAAAGACAGAGATCGTCGGGACAGAAGTAAAAGCcgagaaaagagagaagagaaaaaggacAGTAAACATGACACACCCAAGGAGAGTGATAGAActgcagaaaaagacagaagcaCGTCCTAGTCTCCGTTTCATGGACACTGTATTATGCCTCTGAGAGACTCTTAAATCTTCTGGCAGTTGGAATCCTAACTATAAATGTGGATGAGcagtattttgttaatttttgaGCTGTGTTCCTACTAGAGAAAACATTTGGCAATATTTGTATTCCTTGTCACTTAAAGGTTTCAGAGCTTATCAcctttggaaaaacaaaaaacctgaaGGCCATCTAAGTTGCTTGTGTACAATGTGTATTAAGTAGGCCACTGTGTTCTATTACATGTACCCTTCTCCTGTCAtagcattgttttaaaaaaacaataatgtaacAAAGTAACACACCATTTGTAAATATGAATGTATCTGTGTATATACTGATGTTTTTAATCATACTTTTCTaagtagagaaaataaaagccataTATCTCAGATAGATAATGTGAAAGGTAACACTGTTGACACACAATTGTGTGCTTGTATGTCCAGCAGCTTTGATTTAAAAGCCTCCAACTATCTACAGTATACCCCCCATCATTGTTTTGTTAATGAAATGTCCTGAGTTTGTTTTCAGCTCAACTAATTAAAACTGTTTGAtgacatttgtgtttatctTGCTCTTatatacacttttttttctgtaggtTACAATGAACTAAGAAATGGTTTCACAGTAGTTTGAGGTCTCTTTCCTTTTATATTGGTTCGGTCAAATGAGAGTGAGGATCTATTCTCCAAATTATTGAGATTCATCGATCCTACTTGAAGTTTACAATGGTTTCAGAAAGTATTTATAGACCCACTCATTGTGCATTTTGCATTACGCCTTTGTTTTCAGTTGAATAAAAACTGTCCCTTATGCCCACAAACTTGCACTCAATAACagaatgacaaagtgaaaacatttttattcatcaaaaactgaaaacaaacttaGACATACACAAAAGTATTCAGATTCTTAAGTCATTTGCAGATGGCCAGAAGTTTTAGCTTTCACTTGTCTTTGGTGAGTTTATACAAGCATATAATGTATCATAGTGTGGGTGGGGTCTCAGTACAAGTCAGTGCATCCTTTTTGTGTAAAACATATTCATCCAgttaaattatttgtttatttgacttATTTGTTCAAAaggcaaaaatagaaaaatttCTAGAAGTAAAACATTTGCATACGTAACTTGTTTGATTCTGTGTGTAAAGCACAATGAACAACTGCATTACTGAGGAAATTAGCTTTTTAGGGGTCAGGTCAGTTGACATGTGAAACAGATTCTGCTTTGTGAGGTCAATAATTCTCAACTTTAGTTTCATCTTTACTCTCCCCACTGGAGTTCTGGAGCTCATCTACAACTTAAAATCCTGTCTGTCTTGCCTGCTCTGACCACACCTTCTGTACTGACAGTGGGCACCACACAAACTCATCATTTGGGTTGTAGTTTAAATATGCAAACTTAAGGAGTTTCCTGCGTTGCCTCTTATTGAGTACAGCAAACAGAAAGTAGTTGAGGACACTGTGCTTGACATTTGGAAGATGTCCGTAGACGAGGGTCTCGTTGAGGAAGAACTGCACCAGGGGGCATTGGTAGTGACGGTATCCCAGGGTTCCCAGGCACTTCAGGATCCGGGTGATGCGTAGGCTGTTATGAGTGTGACtgtcaatgaaaaacaaaaaaagttttttaaaaaaaagatagacTACATAGAGGGTTTTGTTACCGTTAGTGTTCTATGTATCAGACAATTCACCTGTTCAGGTTGTTGAATCTGTCTTCCCAGTTTGATGCTTTCTCGACTTTTCCAGTTTTCTCATCACACAACTTGATACCATAAAAGTCCAACATGAGCTTGTAAGACTTCAGCAGATTTTCCATTGCTATGCTGCTTGCAAGAAATTCCTAACAGAAAAGCAGAATTTCTGTCAGtattaataacatttaaaatcttTACTTGGGACATTTTTAACAAGTTTACCTGAATTTCTTCTTTCGTCAGTGTACTGGCCCAGGAGTTCATCCCTGGTTCTCGTAGTGGGAACAACCTTTGAGGAATGATTTTATTAGAAATTTCACAAATAAGAGCTGAACATGTCACGTCACATCACATCACGAGCAGCTTACCACTGAATGAAGGTGTGTACAAACTCCAGTTTGTCATAATCTCCTTTCCATTTATTGTGGAAATCATTTATGTAGACatctgaaatgaacagaaatgtcAAAGCTGATTTCCACTGAAAACCACATCATCACAAACATTTTATAATGTCCAACCAACAGGCCCATGGCTGGTAGTTGAAGTCCTACCATCAGGTACGCAGGGTCTCTTTCCAAGGTAGAAATCCAAATTAGGCTTGTCATTAGACTGAACAGAGGGGTGAGAAATGAATAttacaaccacacacagactAGTTTAATACTTTTCATGTTTGCTCATTTCACAGC
Proteins encoded in this window:
- the LOC113130211 gene encoding death-inducer obliterator 1-like isoform X6, with protein sequence MEENVSPELSLAPKPEQSQDPMDSCSQGVAEGDSKQKEQLQTDSENVAKETLEDQDKSAKTSSEVKKTWGFRRSTVLKREMPVEAATNSPENRCPVRRSGRQSKRTDKLEEFLLTAKRGSRKSAPPTLESGDPPSQTPTDVETASEASFDGNADTKPVEDKVESPERRTRSGTRKQTQRKTRGGRQTRGGGATVKDDGSSENEEDSRDAAKKDELYDNHEKKKDEKSYPNPEDGGNSSKSQPQPELDCEKTVTEEKDEHEDTNDKVDKESDEDSADKPATMLVKRGPVRTYINKKKAANKNTAAAKSPTPANKSVTPVKRETKPKVAQTAGKTRKTQKQEDDDDDDDDDDDDDENVSSTSSSSSSSESDDGGYDPNALYCICRQKHNKRFMICCDRCEEWFHGDCVGITEARGRLMERNGEDYICPNCTAKKNQVVRPATSVLSTSTEFGKAKIDAVLLTSAVTSTATVEKSNTSGGDSSALVAAPPSSAYSGTEEKAAEDLGIKGRIEKATNPTGKKKIKIFQPQATQQPAEPKADQKAAPTAEQKALADTDQKVASNVEVQTTAVVEIPAENMGQNAEESSLPKCIGPGCDNNAQPDSVYCGNDCILRHAAAAMKSITDVKEPKQKDKAKAQKTKSTPKRSAAGGKKIQKSREESDSEEDCSPDPDEDDEDEHAEEQPPPPATASWSSDHNYIAVTPEKTTSISPTVLNKKSPPKEEKKSEKEQKEKEPAPAPEKPSPVSATPIKGNKKSSTTKAAKSSPKGKKSSLHTNSSKVSKKPVVPPTKTATKSKKPGPPPALSPFPPGPIHVTGALRVTKSNFTIPKKQPQQKDSPSHSQSSSSPRVPSTPVSSSPSSHSSSSRSSHPSASAPPMPPPPNNQMRQNIRRSLTDILYKRVSDSDDLKMSESEVGRLAVAIEKEMFNLCLSTDSKYKNKYRSLMFNLKDPKNKGLFYRVIGGEVSPFRLVRLSAEELLSKEISEWRKPESSEAQSSVTRTHSGPSRLGNRHDSGSQSMDMEDAPPTSDADEQDESGSTPSVQSSAAEGNSGSNMPDIFSSMLKDTTSEHRTHLFDLNCKICTGQKTEDEPAAKKAKLTKKPDSKPPRQELHASRSGDTSPIGQPQVPMAYPHQDPLVYQNPTTPLYQSNMELAVSESQPQLYQEDVSMLAPPAQAPAPVAPTVSSVSITRRDPRMARHSSGVNVTYTGPEKPTNSAAEPLSTPASAPVEVGAKVPLPMPPAPPATVAVSKSAKASTSEPVLEGETAIFLHGQEKIWKGFINMQTVAKFVTKAYLVSGSFEHLKEDLPDTIHIGGRISPSTVWDYVGKLKTSLSKELCLIRFHPATEEEEVAYVSLFSYFSSRKRFGVVANNNRRIKDLYLIPLGSKDPLPSKLLPFDGPGLEPARPNLLLGLLICQKDRKRAGAPLEPEEKRSKIVADDTGLPKPSPSVRAERSSRQSLEIPFSTTPPGSPPSSSSETSSSTVTASSVLTFLSTVRAPATTTTTGKDSPSSTSSVASSAAAATPLQTILKTLFGKKKHDSEASNSPPDQGGELSIPSTTMLDPIVQQFAQISKEKPVEEDEDDRPYDPEEEYDPSRGYSAPKKPVEVVSKPEVAEQPEVSEADDVAYDPEDDSIFEEVKTSVPGQAKTTTECVTDPEKIQEGLKQGEQHISTTGTPGATLTIADTLLNQPTKSLLASSQLLQLGKKVEELVKSSSVAPLINQKRDPRQSRDPRQAVASKNLTDDSKEKEEPSDLFADSTPPAQSVVQETQLPNVAELPDISQAPEASLPQEEAKSDELPFMEYDKAEVSIPLLGEEVEPDMEVSYMDQKEVKTEEAEPIKMETEMDKYSIWPNAASILKAGEDSEYEENSRDAPTTSYYESENTSTITSTIPVLTQSTTMVDTPHHMQHHMSAPGFESNYRPPADIPPPSNFPPPHPMQEQNLIMRPPPMSMPPPVQGLPPLSGPPPTQGPPPPIHVPPPVRGPPPMQGDSSQQYGPPPAAYPPYQNQWPGSQQQPQQQHHLPGPPPQNIIPPRGPPPPPLPFSPMAQRGPPPQMFDPSIPPQHIGQQVPPPGLPPPPAFNGPNSLPPPRFTGPPPPFNFPANRGPPPSFTGPPPGHFDNRLPPPSHFPGPRGPPPSQYGDHVAQPLIVDQPRGHVEQYNKDTPNSFKLNMDQNPNSVHIFKDNQGPSPGPVYRGPPPNQYEDRRGPPSSVEASGQHFSPHNQYGSSRPQSSPPHRGSFDEPRGLPSQDSRPHPSQPFAGSERYRFDRHSDEARPVRHSGPLLPTPPEAPMGPPSRMGGLSPDLLRDDLWRRRSPEIRRRSSTTREDSEARSGDRFSRFEGLHRDSAPGSLQPSEEKQRELSEDRRREREREVPNPTRPSWERGQGKHWSREREWDRGRERERDRERSRERERSKGREGERHRDTESDRHKDQETDKRRDRERDREKDRGRERDSDRRDYDRDRARNRDRPDRERDRRRDRSRSRERDRGKDRGRDKEREREREKEKEKERDRDRERERDRDRDRDRDRERDREKDREKDRDRDREKDRDREKDRDREKDRDKEKERDRDREKERDRDREKDREKDRDRERDRDKDRDRRDRSKSREKREEKKDSKHDTPKESDRTAEKDRSTS